A single window of Candidatus Methylomirabilota bacterium DNA harbors:
- a CDS encoding class I SAM-dependent methyltransferase, protein MRGIEQIPWLYDALCAFCELGGLGRWRRWLAGGARGRTLDLGSGTGRNLPLMPPGLRTIALDPAWDALQRAGRRAPAVLLVQARAEALPFRAGAFDTVVSGLAVCSVADPARALGEARRVLGAGGQLRMLEHVRSATPWKALLQDRLQPLWTRLTGGCHPNRETERLVEAAGFAIDTAGRRARGVLRRFTARPC, encoded by the coding sequence GTGCGTGGCATCGAGCAGATCCCCTGGCTCTACGACGCGCTGTGCGCGTTCTGCGAGCTGGGCGGGCTGGGCCGGTGGCGCCGCTGGCTTGCCGGCGGCGCCCGCGGGCGCACCCTCGACCTCGGCTCGGGGACCGGCCGGAACCTTCCGCTGATGCCCCCCGGCCTCCGAACCATCGCGCTGGATCCCGCCTGGGACGCCCTGCAGCGCGCGGGGCGCCGGGCGCCGGCAGTACTGCTCGTTCAGGCCAGAGCCGAGGCGTTGCCGTTCCGCGCTGGCGCCTTCGACACCGTGGTGAGCGGCCTGGCGGTCTGCAGCGTGGCCGATCCCGCCCGGGCCCTCGGCGAGGCGCGTCGGGTGCTCGGCGCCGGTGGGCAGCTACGGATGCTGGAGCACGTCCGATCCGCGACGCCGTGGAAGGCCCTCCTGCAAGATCGGCTGCAGCCGCTGTGGACCCGGCTGACCGGCGGCTGTCATCCCAACCGGGAGACCGAGCGGCTCGTGGAGGCGGCCGGGTTCGCGATCGACACCGCGGGCCGGCGGGCCCGCGGCGTCCTCCGGCGCTTCACCGCGCGGCCCTGCTGA
- a CDS encoding FIST N-terminal domain-containing protein, which yields MATERLLAAAGAGLGLGPSPAAAAIDAALAAMASAGADHADLALVFTTGDAYPAAHELLHAVRRVTGARVVVGCSGAGVLTERREVEDEPAVAVLVVRDPRLVAKPVLVRDLADPADVGAELARQAGATLAEGGCLLVLADVAGLDPRALLDGARAELGFVPVVGGVAAGTPLFELVNTEVVQGSLAGVALSGPRSIIGVAQGCVPIGEPYVITRAEGNTVIQIAGRPPLEVLREAVRATPDGAARAQRAGLFAGLAMDSAKSPLERGDFLVRNLLGADAGTGAIAVAEPVRVGQTIQFQLRDAAASREDLATALREVARALKGQPPAFGCYFNCAGRGRGLFDVPDHDVSLIRAHLGEFPLVGFFGNGEFAPIGRRNFFHNYTGALVVFPA from the coding sequence TTGGCGACTGAGCGGTTGCTGGCCGCCGCCGGCGCCGGGCTCGGCCTGGGACCATCGCCGGCGGCGGCGGCGATCGATGCGGCGCTGGCCGCCATGGCGTCTGCCGGCGCCGACCACGCCGACCTCGCGCTCGTCTTCACGACAGGGGATGCTTACCCGGCCGCTCACGAGCTGCTCCACGCCGTCCGGCGGGTCACCGGCGCCCGGGTCGTCGTCGGCTGCAGCGGCGCTGGCGTGCTGACCGAGCGGCGGGAAGTCGAGGATGAGCCGGCCGTGGCCGTGCTGGTGGTCCGCGACCCGCGCCTGGTGGCGAAGCCCGTCCTCGTCCGCGACCTCGCCGATCCCGCCGACGTCGGCGCCGAGCTGGCCCGACAGGCCGGTGCCACTCTCGCGGAGGGCGGCTGCCTCCTGGTGCTGGCCGACGTCGCCGGCCTCGATCCCCGCGCGCTGCTCGACGGCGCCCGGGCCGAACTGGGGTTCGTGCCCGTCGTCGGCGGTGTCGCCGCCGGGACGCCGCTGTTCGAGCTGGTCAACACCGAGGTCGTCCAGGGCAGTCTGGCCGGGGTGGCGCTGTCGGGACCGCGATCCATCATCGGGGTCGCCCAGGGATGCGTTCCCATCGGCGAGCCCTACGTCATCACCCGGGCCGAAGGCAACACGGTGATCCAGATCGCTGGCCGGCCCCCACTGGAGGTCCTCCGAGAGGCCGTGCGGGCGACCCCGGACGGCGCGGCGCGCGCCCAGCGCGCCGGCCTGTTCGCCGGGCTCGCCATGGACTCCGCCAAGTCTCCGCTGGAGCGCGGCGATTTCCTCGTCCGCAACCTGCTCGGCGCCGACGCGGGCACAGGCGCCATCGCCGTCGCCGAGCCGGTGCGGGTGGGGCAGACCATCCAGTTCCAGCTCCGGGACGCGGCGGCCTCGCGCGAAGACCTGGCGACCGCGCTGCGCGAGGTGGCTCGAGCGCTGAAGGGCCAGCCGCCGGCCTTCGGCTGCTACTTCAACTGCGCGGGTCGCGGCCGCGGGCTCTTCGACGTGCCCGACCACGACGTCAGCCTGATCCGGGCCCACCTGGGCGAGTTCCCGCTGGTCGGCTTTTTCGGCAACGGGGAGTTCGCGCCCATCGGCCGGCGAAACTTCTTCCACAACTACACGGGCGCCCTGGTGGTGTTCCCCGCCTGA
- a CDS encoding nicotinamidase, with protein MMTFPIDPARDALVITDVQNDFCPGGALGIKDGDRVVPALNRYAERFARRGAPVFATRDWHPARTRHFKAYGGAWPPHCVQGTPGAEFHPDLVLPAGTEIVSKGMDPELDAYSCFQAETADGMPFAAALGAHGTSRLFVGGLATDYCVKATVLDALKEGFEVVVLEDAVAAVDVTPGDGARALDVMKDAGARLARLEDVGD; from the coding sequence ATGATGACGTTCCCCATCGACCCCGCGCGTGACGCCCTCGTGATCACGGACGTCCAGAACGACTTCTGCCCGGGCGGGGCGCTGGGCATCAAGGACGGCGACCGCGTCGTCCCTGCGCTCAACCGCTACGCCGAGCGCTTCGCCCGACGGGGCGCTCCGGTCTTCGCCACGCGGGACTGGCATCCGGCGCGGACCCGGCACTTCAAGGCCTACGGCGGCGCCTGGCCGCCGCACTGCGTGCAGGGCACGCCGGGCGCCGAATTCCACCCCGATCTCGTGCTGCCAGCAGGCACCGAGATCGTCTCCAAGGGCATGGACCCCGAGCTGGACGCTTACTCGTGCTTCCAGGCCGAGACCGCCGACGGGATGCCGTTTGCGGCTGCGCTCGGCGCACATGGCACGAGCCGGCTCTTCGTGGGGGGGCTGGCCACCGACTACTGCGTCAAGGCCACCGTGCTCGACGCTCTCAAGGAGGGCTTCGAGGTCGTCGTCCTGGAGGATGCCGTCGCCGCCGTGGATGTCACGCCGGGCGACGGCGCGCGCGCGCTCGACGTCATGAAGGACGCGGGCGCTCGCCTGGCCCGGCTCGAGGACGTTGGCGACTGA
- a CDS encoding oligopeptide/dipeptide ABC transporter ATP-binding protein, whose amino-acid sequence MSALPANVLLRLRGLRKHFVVRAPVTLHNVLRPPAPRVVKAVDGVDLDIERGRTMGLVGESGCGKTTIGRLVMRAIAPTEGQMLFDGADVARLSGQDLFAYRRRVQIVYQDPFTSLNPRMTVRQILREPLNVHRIGAPAEREPRVRELLERVGLDPKVADRYPHEFSAGQVKRVAIARAIAVNPELLVADEAVSGLDVSVKAQILNLLGDLQTEMGLTYIFIAHDLGVVQYLCHTVAVMYLGRIVELGTSDMIFRRARHPYTVALLHSFPRMRGEAPEFELRATLKGEIPSPIDLPPGCRFQPRCPIAQPKCAEAEPPLTETDDGHLAACYYPGQAV is encoded by the coding sequence ATGAGCGCGCTGCCGGCTAACGTCCTCCTCAGGTTGCGCGGCTTGCGCAAGCACTTCGTCGTGAGGGCGCCGGTGACGCTCCACAACGTCCTGCGGCCGCCGGCTCCGCGAGTGGTCAAGGCGGTCGATGGGGTGGACCTCGACATCGAGCGGGGCCGCACGATGGGTCTCGTCGGCGAGTCGGGGTGCGGCAAGACCACGATCGGCCGGCTGGTGATGCGGGCCATCGCCCCGACGGAGGGGCAGATGCTCTTCGACGGTGCCGACGTGGCCCGCCTGAGCGGCCAGGACCTCTTCGCCTATCGGCGTCGGGTCCAGATCGTCTACCAGGATCCATTCACGTCCCTGAATCCGCGGATGACGGTTCGCCAGATCCTGCGCGAGCCGCTGAACGTACACCGCATCGGCGCGCCAGCCGAGCGCGAGCCTCGCGTGCGCGAGTTGCTGGAGCGGGTGGGGCTCGATCCCAAGGTGGCCGATCGGTACCCGCACGAGTTCAGCGCCGGCCAGGTCAAGCGTGTCGCCATCGCCCGAGCGATCGCCGTCAACCCCGAGCTCCTCGTGGCCGACGAAGCGGTATCGGGTCTCGACGTATCGGTGAAGGCCCAGATCCTGAATCTGCTCGGCGATCTCCAGACCGAGATGGGGCTGACGTACATCTTCATCGCGCACGACCTTGGCGTCGTCCAGTATCTCTGCCATACCGTGGCCGTGATGTACCTGGGGCGCATCGTCGAGCTCGGGACCTCGGACATGATCTTTCGGCGGGCCCGGCATCCGTACACCGTGGCCCTGCTTCACAGCTTCCCTCGCATGCGCGGCGAAGCTCCCGAGTTCGAGCTTCGTGCCACGCTGAAGGGGGAGATCCCGAGCCCGATCGACTTGCCGCCAGGCTGCCGGTTCCAGCCGCGCTGCCCCATCGCCCAGCCCAAGTGCGCGGAGGCCGAGCCGCCGCTGACCGAGACCGACGACGGACATCTGGCCGCCTGCTATTACCCGGGCCAGGCCGTCTGA
- a CDS encoding ABC transporter ATP-binding protein, translated as MSTPVVAPPVLRVENLRVDFQTPAGLVNVLDGLSFELGEQETLGILGESGAGKSVLADALLALIPSPPGRVRGRVLFQGTDLNTLDEAALARIRGKDIAMIFQDPTSALNPVFRVGAQVAEPLELHLGLGRRAALHRVVDLFRRVGIPSPESRLASYPHQFSGGMRQRVVISMGVGCRPRLLVADEPTSSLDVTIQAQILELIRDLGRELGTAVVFIFNDLAVISHMCQRVLVLYAGQVVEEGPVDVVFGRPRHPYTQGLLRSVPRLGVRRLEPIPGHLPPLAEYEPGCRFYPRCPWPEKDEHCARQRPALHATGPGHRVACWKVEEHERAAG; from the coding sequence GTGAGCACGCCGGTGGTCGCCCCGCCCGTGCTCCGGGTCGAGAACCTCAGGGTCGACTTCCAGACCCCTGCCGGCCTGGTGAACGTCCTCGACGGGCTGAGCTTCGAGCTCGGAGAGCAAGAAACGCTCGGCATCCTGGGGGAGTCGGGCGCGGGCAAGAGCGTGCTGGCCGACGCGCTGCTGGCGCTCATCCCGAGCCCGCCGGGGCGCGTGCGCGGCCGCGTCCTCTTCCAGGGCACCGATCTCAACACCCTGGACGAGGCGGCCCTGGCGCGAATACGCGGCAAGGACATCGCCATGATCTTCCAGGACCCCACCTCGGCCCTGAATCCGGTGTTCCGGGTGGGGGCGCAGGTCGCCGAGCCACTCGAGCTGCACCTGGGGCTGGGACGTCGGGCGGCGCTGCACCGGGTGGTGGACCTGTTCCGGCGCGTGGGCATCCCCTCTCCGGAGAGCCGCCTGGCCAGTTATCCGCACCAGTTCAGTGGGGGGATGCGCCAGCGCGTCGTCATCAGCATGGGGGTGGGATGCCGGCCGCGCCTGCTCGTGGCGGACGAACCGACCTCGTCCCTGGACGTGACGATCCAGGCGCAGATCCTCGAACTGATCCGGGATCTCGGGCGGGAGCTCGGCACGGCCGTCGTCTTCATCTTCAACGACCTCGCCGTCATCTCGCACATGTGCCAGCGCGTGCTCGTGCTCTACGCCGGGCAGGTGGTGGAAGAGGGGCCGGTCGACGTCGTCTTCGGCCGGCCCCGCCATCCCTACACCCAGGGCCTCCTGCGCTCGGTGCCGCGGCTGGGCGTACGGCGTCTGGAGCCGATCCCCGGGCATCTACCCCCCCTGGCCGAGTACGAGCCCGGGTGCCGCTTCTACCCGCGCTGCCCGTGGCCCGAGAAGGATGAGCACTGCGCGCGCCAGCGCCCGGCACTGCACGCCACCGGTCCGGGCCACCGCGTCGCCTGTTGGAAGGTCGAGGAGCATGAGCGCGCTGCCGGCTAA
- a CDS encoding ABC transporter permease, whose amino-acid sequence MARAIDTATTAAAIPERRVTPRRLMLMRFCANRGAVAGAVIVALFVVVSILAPVLAPWDPLQQDHTAAFQGPSWQHWLGTDSFGRDMLSRILYGARISFIVGFASVGIAMVVGVLMGLVAGHYGGLVDAILMRVVDGLLAFTPLVLAIAFIAVLGLGLQNVILALAATFAGMFARVTRGDVLNIKSEPFVEAAQLMGVGAAGVIFRHLLPNVLSPIIVQFGLNLAVAILLESGLSFLGLGVPPPDPDLGLMIAEGRGFIVMAPWISGFPGLALVVIIVGLNLFGDGLRDALDPKAQIA is encoded by the coding sequence GTGGCCCGGGCGATCGACACGGCCACGACGGCCGCCGCTATTCCGGAACGCCGGGTGACACCGCGGCGGCTCATGCTCATGCGGTTCTGCGCGAACCGCGGGGCCGTGGCCGGGGCCGTGATCGTCGCCCTGTTCGTCGTGGTGTCTATTCTGGCCCCGGTGCTGGCGCCGTGGGATCCGCTTCAGCAGGATCACACGGCGGCGTTCCAGGGACCGTCCTGGCAGCACTGGCTGGGCACCGATAGCTTCGGGCGCGACATGCTGAGCCGGATCCTCTATGGCGCTCGCATCTCGTTCATCGTCGGCTTCGCGTCGGTGGGCATCGCCATGGTGGTGGGGGTGCTGATGGGCCTGGTGGCCGGGCACTACGGGGGGCTGGTGGACGCCATTCTCATGCGTGTCGTGGACGGTCTGCTGGCGTTCACGCCGCTCGTCCTGGCCATCGCGTTCATCGCCGTCCTGGGCCTCGGCCTGCAAAACGTCATCCTGGCTCTCGCCGCCACCTTCGCCGGGATGTTCGCGCGGGTGACGCGGGGCGACGTGCTGAACATCAAGAGCGAGCCGTTCGTGGAAGCGGCCCAGCTGATGGGTGTCGGGGCTGCCGGAGTCATCTTCCGGCATCTGTTGCCGAACGTGCTGTCGCCGATCATCGTGCAGTTCGGGCTGAACCTGGCCGTGGCCATCCTGCTGGAGTCCGGCCTGTCGTTCCTGGGCCTGGGCGTGCCGCCCCCGGACCCCGATCTCGGCCTCATGATCGCCGAGGGCCGCGGGTTCATCGTCATGGCGCCCTGGATCTCGGGCTTCCCGGGCCTGGCCCTGGTCGTGATCATCGTGGGGCTCAACCTCTTCGGCGACGGGCTCCGCGACGCGTTGGATCCGAAGGCGCAGATCGCGTGA
- a CDS encoding ABC transporter permease: MGGPPPAARRGPMLQYALQRLLHTAVLLFVISVFVFALMKMAPGDPVTVMLGADFNPESYAKLRRELGLDRSVVVQYLIWVWRFVQGNWGTSYISGAAVTKLVLNDALPVTIYLSVWSLLFALVIAIPSGVLAALKRNTWVDYVGMGLAIFFNSFPSFYLGIVLIWIFGVSLGWFPTMGYIGPTEDLGGSLVHMILPAFTLGAWYAGLIARITRSSLVDVLNQPYIKVARAKGVEGRAVVYKHALRNVLIPVVTVVGLQLGGMLRGAVMTETVFALPGIGRLVTIAVLNREYHLVQATVMVIAIMFILINLLVDVLYRHLNPRVREA; the protein is encoded by the coding sequence GTGGGCGGCCCGCCGCCCGCCGCGCGCCGCGGCCCCATGCTCCAGTACGCGCTCCAGCGTCTCCTGCACACCGCCGTTCTCTTGTTCGTGATCTCGGTCTTCGTGTTTGCCTTGATGAAGATGGCCCCCGGCGATCCGGTGACGGTCATGCTGGGGGCGGACTTCAACCCCGAGTCGTACGCCAAGTTGCGCCGGGAGCTGGGGCTGGATCGGTCGGTCGTCGTGCAGTACCTCATCTGGGTGTGGCGGTTCGTGCAAGGCAACTGGGGCACCTCGTATATCTCGGGCGCCGCCGTGACGAAGCTCGTCCTGAACGACGCGTTGCCGGTGACGATCTACCTGAGCGTGTGGTCGCTCCTGTTCGCGCTGGTGATCGCCATCCCGTCGGGGGTGCTGGCCGCCCTCAAGCGCAACACCTGGGTGGATTACGTCGGCATGGGGCTGGCGATCTTCTTCAACTCCTTTCCATCCTTCTACCTGGGGATCGTGCTGATCTGGATCTTCGGGGTTTCCCTCGGGTGGTTCCCGACCATGGGCTACATCGGGCCCACCGAGGACCTGGGCGGCAGCCTCGTGCACATGATCCTGCCGGCCTTCACGCTGGGCGCCTGGTACGCGGGGCTGATCGCCCGCATCACCCGGTCGAGCCTGGTGGACGTGCTCAACCAGCCCTACATCAAGGTGGCGCGGGCCAAAGGAGTGGAGGGCCGGGCCGTGGTCTACAAGCACGCCCTGCGCAATGTGCTGATCCCCGTCGTCACGGTGGTCGGCCTGCAGCTCGGCGGGATGCTGCGGGGGGCCGTGATGACCGAGACGGTCTTTGCCCTGCCCGGTATCGGCCGCCTGGTGACGATCGCCGTGCTCAACCGTGAGTACCATCTCGTGCAGGCGACGGTCATGGTGATCGCCATCATGTTCATTCTGATCAACCTGCTCGTCGACGTCCTGTACCGGCACCTCAATCCCCGGGTGCGGGAGGCGTAG
- a CDS encoding ABC transporter substrate-binding protein, translated as MGGRGENHIARLADAIGAELLTRRQLLAGAAGAAAVGLGGGRPARAQSVKRGGQLRIAWIDTVDTLDPHFTSSLGAIKIHDNIYNGILKVEYDGKRVSFVPDLMEKWDMPNPVTHLLTLRRGVKFHDGEECTAETVKWNQERLRDPNVKSPHGWKLADLDKVEVQDKYRLRITFKRPYQFLPVAWTGSTGRAGTIVSPKAVAKHGRAYGRNPVGTGPFRFAQWVENDRIVLERNPDYWERGTDGKPLPYLDRVTILLIRESSTAVGALMAGEIDGLNLIPFQFLPMMDKNPNVQVFGGVEGNYTFIGMNNRRPPFDDKALRQAVAFAVDRGPIIQQAYFGGAIPACSAISPPMSDFYNADQCSSRRAQHFDLDKAKALRAESKYKGDVDVEWMVVGQYTGSGGVGPRMAELVQPMLAKIGIKVRIQLYEQATWHKKRNTGDFQMYDEGWVADLDPDETIYPEWVTGKPWNFVGYSNKEFDRLVAEAQFEPNVAKRKALYDKADTLLAADAPCAFIGHFKVFKALSKKVHGFKYIPADSMRFHAVHL; from the coding sequence ATGGGTGGCAGAGGCGAGAACCACATCGCACGTCTTGCCGATGCGATCGGCGCAGAGCTCCTCACGCGCCGCCAGTTGCTCGCCGGCGCGGCCGGCGCGGCGGCCGTCGGGCTGGGCGGCGGGCGGCCGGCCCGGGCCCAATCGGTGAAGCGCGGCGGCCAGCTCAGGATCGCCTGGATCGACACGGTCGATACCCTGGACCCGCACTTCACCTCTTCACTGGGCGCGATCAAGATTCACGACAACATCTACAACGGCATCCTGAAGGTGGAGTACGACGGCAAGCGCGTGTCGTTCGTGCCGGACCTGATGGAGAAGTGGGACATGCCGAACCCGGTGACGCACCTCCTCACGCTCCGCCGTGGCGTGAAGTTCCACGACGGCGAGGAGTGCACGGCCGAGACCGTGAAGTGGAACCAGGAACGTCTGCGCGATCCCAACGTGAAATCGCCGCACGGGTGGAAGCTCGCTGACCTCGACAAGGTGGAGGTCCAGGACAAGTACCGGCTCAGGATCACCTTCAAGCGGCCGTACCAGTTCCTGCCGGTGGCGTGGACCGGCTCCACGGGACGGGCTGGTACCATCGTGAGCCCCAAAGCCGTCGCCAAGCACGGGCGGGCGTACGGCCGAAACCCGGTGGGCACGGGACCGTTCCGCTTCGCGCAGTGGGTGGAGAACGACCGGATCGTCCTGGAGCGGAACCCCGATTACTGGGAGCGGGGGACCGACGGCAAGCCGCTGCCGTACCTCGACCGCGTGACCATCCTGCTCATCCGGGAGAGCTCCACCGCGGTGGGGGCCCTGATGGCCGGCGAGATCGACGGTCTGAACCTCATCCCGTTCCAGTTCCTGCCCATGATGGACAAGAACCCCAATGTCCAGGTGTTCGGCGGCGTCGAGGGGAACTACACGTTCATCGGGATGAACAACCGGCGGCCTCCCTTCGACGACAAGGCCCTGCGTCAAGCGGTCGCCTTCGCCGTCGATCGCGGCCCTATCATCCAGCAGGCCTACTTCGGCGGGGCCATCCCGGCCTGCAGCGCCATCTCCCCGCCGATGAGCGACTTCTACAACGCCGACCAGTGCTCCTCCCGGCGAGCCCAGCACTTCGACCTCGACAAGGCCAAGGCCTTGCGGGCGGAATCGAAGTACAAGGGCGACGTGGACGTGGAATGGATGGTCGTGGGCCAGTACACGGGCTCCGGCGGCGTGGGCCCGCGCATGGCCGAGCTCGTGCAGCCGATGCTGGCCAAGATCGGCATCAAGGTGCGCATCCAGCTCTACGAACAGGCGACCTGGCACAAGAAGCGGAACACCGGCGACTTCCAGATGTACGACGAAGGCTGGGTGGCCGACCTCGACCCCGACGAGACCATCTATCCCGAGTGGGTCACCGGAAAGCCGTGGAACTTCGTGGGCTACAGCAACAAGGAGTTCGACCGGCTCGTGGCCGAGGCGCAGTTCGAGCCCAACGTGGCCAAGCGCAAGGCGCTCTACGACAAGGCCGATACGCTGCTGGCCGCCGACGCCCCCTGCGCCTTCATCGGTCACTTCAAGGTCTTCAAGGCCCTGAGCAAGAAGGTGCACGGGTTCAAGTACATCCCGGCGGACTCGATGCGGTTCCACGCCGTGCACCTGTAG
- a CDS encoding DUF6642 family protein, producing the protein MGRATSHRKKIACLETLWDGNIESRLSVVPLLELSQRVNDVKWAYLTCNTEEELEYNLNKLKHRRGYGILYLSCHGKPGQLVLDQAPVEIEKLATFMDTGFTNWVVHFGSCATLNIEQARIARFVAATGVALVLGYRKDIDWIDSAAVDLLLFDRLQEYRSMHRFWEHFKQRYHDLISLTGLRAYLR; encoded by the coding sequence GTGGGACGGGCCACCAGCCACCGCAAGAAGATTGCCTGCCTGGAGACGTTGTGGGACGGCAACATCGAGTCCCGGCTGAGCGTGGTGCCGCTGCTCGAGCTCAGCCAGCGGGTGAACGACGTCAAGTGGGCCTACCTGACCTGCAACACCGAGGAAGAGCTCGAGTACAACCTGAACAAGCTCAAGCACCGGCGCGGCTACGGCATCCTGTACCTGTCCTGTCACGGCAAGCCCGGCCAGCTCGTGCTGGATCAGGCGCCGGTCGAGATCGAGAAGCTCGCCACCTTCATGGACACCGGGTTCACTAACTGGGTGGTGCACTTCGGCAGCTGCGCCACTCTCAACATCGAGCAGGCGCGCATCGCGCGGTTCGTCGCGGCGACCGGCGTGGCCCTGGTCCTCGGGTACCGGAAGGACATCGACTGGATCGACAGCGCCGCCGTCGATTTGCTGCTCTTCGACCGGCTGCAGGAATATCGGAGCATGCACCGCTTCTGGGAGCACTTCAAGCAGCGCTACCACGACCTCATCTCGTTGACCGGCCTCCGCGCCTACCTGAGATAA
- a CDS encoding 2-aminoethylphosphonate--pyruvate transaminase, whose amino-acid sequence MPEREWILLNPGPANTTSTVRQALVMPDLCHREPEFFRIMQACRERLVRLAGGGPDWTAILFTGSGTAAVEAAICSAVPPERALLVVDNGVYGDRMLKIARAHHIRAQALTYDNVTPVVPADLERALRADPSISHVAVVHHETTTGLLNPVSEIVLAAAGQGRRVVVDAMSSLFGEPITLGQDGLDFVTASANKCLGGIPGVSFVLARRAAVEALGGRSPRSIYLDLHGHWVQQEADNTPFTPAVQVLHAMEQALVELEREGVAARIARYADNARILREGMARLGFEVLVAEGARSNILTTFRLPPGLTYETLHDAMKGRGYIIYAGQGDLRRYAFRVSTMGTLTALDIKGVVDAFAASLQECRPAGSRR is encoded by the coding sequence ATGCCCGAGAGAGAGTGGATCCTGTTGAACCCGGGTCCCGCCAACACCACGTCCACGGTGCGGCAGGCGCTCGTCATGCCCGACCTCTGCCACCGGGAACCCGAGTTCTTCCGCATCATGCAGGCGTGCCGGGAGCGACTGGTCCGGCTGGCCGGCGGGGGGCCGGACTGGACCGCCATCCTCTTCACGGGCTCGGGCACGGCGGCGGTGGAGGCGGCGATCTGCTCGGCGGTGCCGCCCGAGCGGGCGCTGCTGGTCGTGGACAACGGCGTGTACGGCGACCGGATGCTGAAGATCGCCCGGGCCCACCACATCCGCGCCCAGGCCCTGACGTACGACAACGTCACGCCGGTCGTGCCGGCCGACCTCGAGCGGGCGCTGCGTGCCGACCCGAGCATCAGCCACGTGGCCGTCGTGCATCACGAGACGACGACCGGACTGCTCAACCCCGTGAGCGAGATCGTACTGGCGGCGGCGGGTCAGGGCCGGCGCGTGGTGGTGGACGCCATGAGCTCGCTCTTCGGCGAGCCGATCACGCTGGGCCAGGACGGGCTCGACTTTGTCACGGCCAGCGCCAACAAATGCCTGGGCGGGATCCCCGGCGTGTCCTTCGTGCTGGCGCGCCGCGCGGCGGTGGAGGCGCTCGGGGGACGATCGCCCCGCAGCATCTATCTCGATCTGCACGGGCACTGGGTGCAGCAGGAGGCCGACAATACACCGTTCACCCCCGCCGTGCAGGTGCTGCACGCGATGGAGCAAGCCCTGGTGGAGCTGGAGCGCGAAGGCGTGGCCGCGCGCATCGCCCGCTACGCCGACAACGCCCGGATCCTCCGGGAGGGGATGGCCCGGCTGGGCTTCGAGGTGCTGGTAGCCGAGGGGGCCCGCTCCAATATCCTCACGACGTTTCGCCTGCCCCCCGGCCTGACCTACGAGACGCTTCACGACGCCATGAAGGGCCGCGGGTACATCATCTACGCCGGGCAGGGCGACCTGCGTCGCTATGCCTTCCGCGTCTCCACCATGGGTACCCTCACCGCGCTGGACATCAAGGGAGTGGTGGACGCGTTCGCGGCGAGCCTGCAGGAGTGCCGCCCCGCGGGGAGCCGCCGCTAG
- a CDS encoding BON domain-containing protein, protein MPGATRSTAVLVIVLIVLAGCRTVTGRSAGQWIDDKTTTAKVKAAVASAQIGSLTRVDVDTSNGSVFVTGVTSNDSERQRITDAARMAADGKPMTSNLVLVTAKRDEAAAAAAMSPAASARTSPQPGQMGLASAAPPPSTPLKFSRMEAEAPSYGRFAAYNKAGQRVATVYTLPASELRSGLAGLDGGDRRIEHISIYPHPGSGEPQYHLVLWHVNRQQARALE, encoded by the coding sequence ATGCCAGGAGCGACCCGCTCGACCGCAGTCCTCGTGATAGTCCTCATCGTCCTCGCCGGATGCCGTACCGTTACCGGGCGCAGCGCCGGGCAATGGATCGACGACAAGACGACAACCGCCAAGGTCAAAGCCGCCGTTGCCTCCGCGCAGATCGGGAGCCTGACCCGCGTGGACGTCGATACCAGCAACGGCTCCGTGTTCGTCACCGGCGTCACCAGTAATGACAGCGAGCGTCAGCGGATCACTGACGCAGCGCGCATGGCCGCCGACGGTAAGCCGATGACGAGCAATCTCGTCCTGGTGACGGCGAAGCGAGACGAGGCGGCCGCCGCCGCCGCGATGTCACCCGCCGCCTCTGCGCGGACGTCCCCTCAACCCGGCCAGATGGGCCTGGCCAGCGCAGCGCCGCCACCATCGACGCCCCTGAAGTTCAGCCGGATGGAGGCTGAGGCCCCCTCTTATGGGCGGTTCGCCGCCTACAACAAGGCCGGCCAGCGCGTCGCCACCGTTTACACACTGCCCGCTTCCGAGTTACGGTCGGGTCTCGCGGGGCTCGACGGCGGAGACCGGCGCATCGAACACATCTCGATCTATCCCCATCCTGGCTCCGGCGAGCCGCAGTACCACCTCGTGCTGTGGCACGTGAACCGACAGCAGGCCCGGGCGCTCGAGTAG